The following proteins are co-located in the Pseudomonas antarctica genome:
- a CDS encoding ATP-binding protein: MRKLWRRSLALRITCVLVVVLAGSWCVATGLSAWRVYHQLERESLQELSQRVELITRVDNDDLQESADGARRLLRLWRSPATEEIDIPTPRSTLCWLPDPGAAPSTKLPRAAVAAEAYGAAGLSMIVDTFFYFPGIGAAFSTGPYPVKGFTASRADYLRDLSKRLPDTKADIVWDGPVYDPHTGQQLITVAAIGRDKHGKVEVITGYDLQLNDRFARMSQLLRGYNGFIIDHTGLPIATLPGGAPKEYRYLTTPLPGLDMKGTFPQLLKLNHGTAVVARLDVLDWYLVSLYPRARLQANTLQLIMNEAPFALIGLVLLTLGLLTVLRQQLARPLAGFAQAIEETRHSDDLTRRLPVVHDDELGRFARAYNDLLDTVHTERLGLESQVQARTCELREAWQSADRANLLRGEFLANMSHEIRTPLNAIIGMSHLLADTSLDTPQLRFVGSIRDNGDVLLALINDILDLSKIESGNLIVEHTAFDVVALVTEAINVLVPSAQEKQLRLTVQVASDVPAGVKGDPLRLRQILLNLLGNAIKFTPSGSVRLLVWKGPGITVGFSVEDTGIGIAEDKQAQIFDAFRQADASTTREYGGTGLGLSISHRLAQLMGGELGVKSTPGNGSTFTLVLPFPPLAPDEVIVPPVREDMDTLLGQAYQLNVLVVDDVATNREIACLYLERFGHRFQCASNGEQALQLMSKVIFDVVLMDSQMPVMGGLETIGKLRSGANGVLDEDIWVIALTANAMEGDREGFLRQGANAYLAKPVLPGQLFRALETAIAWQLKRGMEPAPMPAGAIGPLRVQATEPPAVSPLTEPRLRELFRVDTQRLLGALRQACDVADYAELAQLAHTLIGTCGQFGERELEHLGRQLEDSAEQQKHADCEAALRSLETACARLF; this comes from the coding sequence ATGAGAAAACTATGGCGCCGGTCACTGGCTTTGCGCATTACCTGCGTGCTGGTCGTGGTTCTGGCCGGCAGTTGGTGTGTTGCAACCGGGCTGAGCGCGTGGCGCGTCTACCATCAACTGGAGCGCGAGTCGCTGCAGGAGCTCAGCCAACGCGTGGAGTTGATCACGCGCGTCGATAACGATGATTTGCAGGAAAGCGCCGATGGCGCCCGCCGGTTACTGCGACTGTGGCGCAGCCCGGCGACCGAAGAAATCGATATACCGACGCCGCGCAGCACGCTCTGCTGGCTACCCGACCCAGGCGCCGCACCGTCGACCAAGTTACCCCGTGCAGCAGTGGCGGCCGAAGCCTATGGCGCGGCGGGCCTGTCGATGATCGTGGATACGTTTTTCTACTTCCCGGGCATCGGCGCTGCCTTTTCCACCGGCCCCTACCCCGTCAAGGGGTTTACCGCCAGCCGTGCCGACTATCTGCGGGACTTGAGCAAGCGCCTGCCGGATACAAAGGCCGACATTGTCTGGGACGGGCCTGTCTATGACCCCCATACCGGGCAACAACTGATCACTGTGGCCGCCATCGGCCGCGACAAGCACGGCAAGGTGGAAGTCATCACCGGCTACGACCTGCAGCTCAATGACCGTTTTGCGCGCATGTCGCAGTTACTGCGCGGCTACAACGGTTTTATTATCGACCACACCGGGCTGCCCATCGCCACGCTGCCCGGAGGGGCACCCAAAGAGTACCGTTACCTGACGACGCCGTTACCCGGCCTGGACATGAAAGGCACCTTTCCCCAGCTACTGAAGCTCAACCATGGCACTGCGGTGGTCGCGCGCCTGGACGTGCTGGACTGGTACCTGGTGTCGCTTTACCCGCGAGCGCGCCTGCAGGCCAACACCTTGCAACTGATCATGAACGAAGCGCCGTTTGCGTTGATCGGTTTGGTGCTGTTGACCCTGGGCCTGCTCACCGTACTGCGCCAACAACTGGCGCGCCCGCTGGCCGGCTTCGCCCAGGCCATCGAAGAAACCCGACACTCCGATGACCTGACTCGCCGCCTGCCGGTGGTTCACGACGATGAGCTGGGACGCTTTGCCCGAGCCTATAACGACCTGCTCGACACCGTTCACACCGAGCGTCTGGGGCTTGAAAGCCAGGTGCAGGCGCGCACCTGCGAGTTGCGCGAAGCGTGGCAGAGCGCCGACCGGGCCAACCTGCTCAGGGGCGAGTTCCTGGCGAACATGAGCCACGAAATCCGTACCCCGCTCAACGCGATCATCGGCATGAGCCATTTGCTCGCTGACACGTCATTGGACACACCACAGCTGCGCTTCGTGGGGTCTATCCGAGATAACGGCGACGTGCTGCTGGCGTTGATCAACGACATTCTTGACCTTTCCAAAATAGAGTCAGGGAACCTTATCGTGGAACACACGGCGTTCGACGTGGTTGCGTTGGTTACCGAGGCGATCAACGTGCTGGTGCCGAGTGCGCAAGAGAAGCAGCTGCGCCTGACCGTGCAAGTGGCCAGCGACGTACCGGCGGGCGTCAAGGGTGACCCCTTGCGCTTGCGGCAGATATTGCTCAATTTGCTCGGCAATGCCATCAAGTTCACCCCGAGTGGTTCTGTGCGGTTACTGGTGTGGAAGGGGCCGGGGATCACCGTGGGTTTTAGCGTCGAAGACACCGGCATTGGCATTGCCGAGGACAAACAGGCACAGATTTTCGATGCTTTTCGCCAAGCCGATGCCTCCACCACTCGCGAATACGGCGGTACCGGGTTGGGCCTTTCAATCAGCCACCGCCTGGCGCAACTCATGGGCGGCGAGCTCGGAGTCAAAAGTACACCCGGCAATGGGTCGACGTTTACCCTGGTGCTGCCCTTCCCGCCCCTGGCTCCGGATGAAGTGATCGTACCGCCGGTACGCGAGGACATGGACACACTGCTTGGCCAAGCGTATCAACTCAATGTTCTGGTGGTAGACGATGTCGCCACCAACCGTGAAATCGCCTGCCTGTACCTTGAACGATTCGGCCATCGTTTCCAGTGCGCGAGCAATGGGGAACAAGCCTTGCAGCTGATGAGCAAAGTGATCTTCGACGTGGTCTTGATGGACAGTCAAATGCCGGTGATGGGTGGGCTGGAAACCATCGGCAAGCTGCGCTCGGGGGCGAATGGGGTGCTCGATGAAGATATCTGGGTCATTGCACTGACAGCGAACGCCATGGAAGGTGATCGCGAAGGTTTCCTGCGCCAGGGTGCCAATGCCTACCTGGCGAAACCGGTGCTGCCCGGGCAGCTGTTCAGGGCACTGGAAACCGCCATTGCCTGGCAACTCAAGCGCGGCATGGAACCTGCGCCGATGCCCGCCGGTGCCATTGGCCCTCTACGGGTGCAGGCCACTGAGCCGCCAGCCGTCTCGCCGCTCACCGAACCGCGCCTGCGCGAGCTGTTTCGGGTCGACACGCAACGCTTGCTGGGTGCGCTGCGCCAGGCGTGCGACGTGGCGGATTACGCGGAGTTGGCGCAACTGGCACACACCCTTATAGGCACCTGCGGGCAATTCGGTGAGCGGGAGCTGGAGCACCTCGGCCGCCAGCTTGAAGACAGTGCAGAACAACAAAAACACGCTGACTGCGAAGCCGCATTACGCAGTCTTGAGACCGCGTGCGCGCGGCTTTTTTGA
- a CDS encoding type VI secretion protein IcmF/TssM N-terminal domain-containing protein, giving the protein MKALVAVLWMVALIVLGCACWVVTVLSGWPLWCMPLMLIAVILSTWMLVRTVRYWQGWRLRKRLQRDLPGRADPLEPDVDQCWNSGVRLLRQSRLGQSGQFGAALYALPWFMLLGDTTRDKSTLLARSGLDTPLRSARHEASTSPGDVLDWWFFENAVVLDPSSRLLDSASAWKRLLLRLLRSRRREPLNGVILEVAIESLQDKNKAHLTALGQNLRRQLDDLVKVFGARLPVYLVLTGAERIDGMPEWAASLTQNQRQQALGLLVDGGDADARAFLDKVLGEVGRRLFELRVDLGQRLLPNAQALHFPERVAALRPALEQLLLPAFASNPYCAPPLLSGLFLTAEGVEEDGSTVGWFSHELFDRVLPSQRFAYRAIDGWRHWRRLTGHAAVVLWLVGCGACAVLLMHSSNHVSHELDLIAQKWPPTSTFDKGLERDLHTFDQYHQFIESLEHDVTPSWKRWLPFHNRVNQVIQFDRAGYVAGFDKNVQRPLFMTLLPDQLQAIATSNDDTLIASYTELLVRRINLINARLAGGALNALPGPGEELLPLLRRFLPDQVPSATQVQSLSGSFKAYLNWQTDERALVEDRANALRQLNGLGLANRSLSWLEAWADQQPQLPTLRYSDYSQVPKDADAALPRAFTFEGRSAILGFIDELIAATGNQALWKNQREHFLVQYQDDTQDAWYRFVEGYLSMDQARMTSQAQWRDALSTVGTARAPYRQLLQRTAERFALIPAANRRPWAQLSVHMNRLFELAQETPAADNSSLLGHLRIANELGGNAIKDVASSGSVAKGVDAVNSDMRQAKVLSQFNQKLQAVATDLRKSDAQAFQVALDNWGFGNDPTIKSAALWEAQDLRDALRNQLTQGDARESLVWKLASGGLDFEMAYAGQIAASQLQQQWNSQVLGAVAGVQDPVLLNDALYGERGQLPRFLNGPIKTFIQQDAQGFKPVIALGQKVPMNSAFLAYIGRMQHAQSDLAAAKRQTGAQQAVRQAQRQNLQTAEKELQAQLAALQPQLSLPTSASVVGIQATPVSINLGARQLPQQTRLTLQCSSHTTVLDNFNFPTSESFTWTPGACGDVSLQVRFAHYTLTKRWPGKHGFIDFLQSFASGQRTLTPDDFPDQRDLMASDNITQLTLTYRYTGADTLLQTDQQTQAADSQSKAINEQLKTISDQLTAMDTQDATNAVGEAAQGSVAERRLAAQAPPAQIAYGWSGTPSPVWPADTKAPPE; this is encoded by the coding sequence ATGAAAGCGCTTGTCGCCGTGCTCTGGATGGTCGCGCTGATTGTTCTCGGCTGTGCTTGCTGGGTGGTCACGGTGCTGTCTGGCTGGCCTTTATGGTGCATGCCACTGATGCTCATCGCGGTGATTCTCAGCACCTGGATGCTGGTGCGGACGGTGCGCTACTGGCAAGGCTGGCGGCTGCGCAAGCGCCTGCAGCGCGACCTGCCTGGGCGCGCCGATCCGCTCGAGCCCGATGTCGATCAGTGCTGGAACAGCGGTGTGCGTTTACTGCGCCAGTCACGTCTGGGCCAGTCGGGCCAGTTTGGCGCTGCACTCTATGCCCTGCCCTGGTTCATGCTGCTCGGGGATACCACACGCGACAAAAGCACACTGTTGGCGCGTAGCGGCCTGGATACGCCATTGCGTTCAGCACGGCATGAGGCGAGCACCTCACCCGGCGACGTACTTGACTGGTGGTTTTTTGAGAATGCCGTGGTACTCGACCCGTCCAGCCGCTTGCTCGACAGTGCCAGTGCCTGGAAACGCCTGTTGTTGCGACTGTTGCGTTCACGGCGGCGCGAACCGCTGAACGGCGTGATTCTGGAGGTTGCGATTGAATCTCTGCAAGACAAGAACAAGGCTCACCTGACCGCGCTTGGGCAGAATCTGCGCCGCCAACTGGACGATCTGGTGAAGGTATTCGGAGCACGCCTGCCGGTGTACCTGGTTCTTACCGGCGCTGAGCGCATTGACGGCATGCCGGAATGGGCCGCCAGCCTCACTCAGAATCAACGCCAGCAGGCGCTCGGTCTGCTGGTCGATGGTGGCGATGCAGACGCCCGCGCATTCCTGGACAAGGTACTGGGTGAAGTCGGCCGTCGTCTCTTCGAACTGCGGGTCGACCTTGGGCAACGGCTGCTGCCCAACGCCCAGGCACTGCATTTTCCCGAGCGTGTCGCCGCGCTGCGCCCGGCATTGGAACAACTATTGTTGCCCGCCTTCGCCAGCAACCCTTACTGCGCCCCGCCCCTGTTGTCCGGTCTGTTTTTAACCGCCGAGGGGGTTGAGGAAGATGGCAGCACGGTCGGCTGGTTCAGCCATGAACTGTTCGACCGTGTACTGCCTTCGCAACGCTTCGCGTACCGCGCCATCGACGGTTGGCGGCACTGGCGCCGTTTGACAGGGCATGCCGCCGTCGTGCTGTGGTTGGTCGGATGCGGCGCCTGCGCCGTCCTGCTGATGCACTCCAGCAATCATGTCAGTCACGAACTGGACCTGATCGCTCAAAAATGGCCGCCCACCAGCACTTTCGATAAGGGGTTGGAACGGGATCTGCACACGTTTGACCAGTATCACCAGTTCATTGAGAGCCTTGAGCATGATGTGACGCCGAGCTGGAAGCGCTGGCTGCCTTTCCACAACCGGGTCAATCAAGTGATTCAGTTCGACCGTGCCGGATACGTGGCCGGGTTCGATAAAAACGTGCAGCGCCCCTTGTTCATGACGCTGCTGCCTGATCAGTTGCAGGCGATTGCGACCAGCAACGACGACACCCTGATCGCCAGCTACACGGAGCTGTTGGTTCGGCGCATCAACTTGATCAATGCGCGCCTCGCCGGCGGCGCCCTGAATGCCTTGCCAGGCCCTGGCGAGGAACTGCTGCCGCTGCTACGGCGGTTTTTACCGGATCAGGTGCCCAGTGCGACGCAGGTGCAATCGTTGAGTGGCAGCTTCAAGGCTTACCTGAACTGGCAAACCGACGAACGAGCCTTGGTGGAGGATCGCGCTAACGCGCTGCGCCAGCTTAACGGCCTGGGCCTTGCCAATCGGTCATTGTCCTGGTTGGAAGCCTGGGCTGACCAACAGCCGCAATTGCCCACGCTTCGCTATTCTGACTACTCGCAGGTGCCGAAAGACGCCGACGCTGCGCTACCCCGTGCATTTACTTTTGAAGGCCGCAGCGCGATTCTGGGATTCATCGATGAGCTGATCGCCGCGACGGGTAATCAGGCATTATGGAAAAATCAACGTGAGCATTTTCTTGTGCAGTACCAGGATGACACGCAGGATGCCTGGTATCGCTTTGTCGAAGGTTACCTTTCGATGGATCAAGCCCGGATGACCAGCCAAGCACAATGGCGCGACGCCCTCAGTACCGTCGGCACGGCACGTGCGCCTTACCGTCAACTGCTGCAACGCACTGCCGAGCGTTTCGCCTTGATTCCGGCGGCCAACCGCAGGCCGTGGGCGCAACTGAGCGTGCACATGAACCGCCTGTTTGAGTTGGCGCAAGAAACCCCCGCAGCGGATAACAGCAGCCTGCTCGGACACCTGCGCATCGCCAATGAACTGGGCGGTAACGCAATCAAGGATGTCGCCAGCAGCGGCTCTGTCGCCAAGGGCGTGGATGCCGTGAACAGTGATATGAGGCAGGCAAAGGTACTTAGCCAGTTCAATCAAAAATTGCAGGCGGTAGCCACTGACCTGCGCAAGAGCGATGCACAGGCGTTCCAGGTAGCCCTCGACAATTGGGGCTTTGGCAACGACCCGACAATCAAGTCCGCTGCCCTGTGGGAAGCTCAAGACCTGCGCGACGCTTTGCGTAACCAATTGACGCAAGGTGACGCGCGCGAATCGCTCGTCTGGAAACTGGCCTCCGGCGGCCTGGATTTCGAGATGGCCTACGCCGGCCAGATTGCCGCCAGCCAATTGCAGCAGCAATGGAACAGCCAGGTATTGGGCGCCGTGGCGGGCGTGCAAGACCCGGTGTTGTTGAATGACGCGCTCTATGGCGAGCGCGGCCAACTCCCGCGGTTTCTCAATGGCCCAATCAAGACCTTCATCCAGCAGGATGCGCAGGGGTTTAAACCGGTTATTGCATTGGGCCAGAAAGTGCCGATGAACAGTGCCTTCCTTGCCTACATTGGCCGCATGCAACATGCCCAGTCGGACCTCGCAGCCGCCAAGCGCCAAACAGGTGCGCAACAGGCTGTGCGCCAGGCGCAACGGCAAAATCTGCAAACGGCTGAAAAAGAGTTGCAGGCACAGCTGGCAGCGTTGCAGCCCCAGCTCAGCCTGCCAACCAGTGCCTCCGTGGTCGGCATTCAGGCCACACCGGTGTCGATCAACCTGGGCGCCCGGCAATTACCGCAGCAAACCCGACTGACGTTGCAATGCAGCAGCCATACAACCGTCCTGGATAACTTCAATTTCCCCACCAGCGAATCCTTCACCTGGACGCCAGGCGCGTGCGGCGATGTCAGCCTGCAGGTACGTTTTGCACACTACACGCTGACTAAACGCTGGCCTGGCAAGCATGGGTTCATCGATTTCCTGCAGTCATTTGCCAGTGGCCAACGCACCCTTACCCCGGACGACTTTCCTGACCAGCGTGACTTGATGGCCAGCGATAACATTACCCAGCTGACACTCACCTATCGATATACCGGGGCGGATACGTTGTTACAAACCGACCAACAAACCCAGGCTGCCGACAGCCAGTCCAAGGCGATCAATGAACAACTGAAAACCATCAGTGACCAACTGACGGCCATGGATACCCAGGACGCCACTAACGCAGTGGGTGAAGCCGCGCAAGGCAGCGTTGCCGAACGGCGTTTGGCCGCGCAGGCACCACCGGCACAGATTGCCTATGGCTGGTCGGGCACCCCGTCCCCCGTATGGCCAGCGGATACCAAGGCCCCACCTGAATGA
- a CDS encoding DotU family type IV/VI secretion system protein — MNEGRLADCWVGIFERTRAVFADPAASAATATALLINQLEVAAGRARERGYVEAWVRESLFAVVAWVDETAMTTAWPGAADWRRSPLQRHYFFTTRAGVEFFQRWQALPEEAGPVREVFGLALLAGFAGHYATRPACELDDFRRQCLQRIARDGQMRTLDTSGTLFNQPSLGISAQRRRTRRRLPALVVTLLIVIPLLGLAALYIGLDRPLAAAAAMLMEAH, encoded by the coding sequence ATGAACGAAGGTCGCTTGGCCGACTGCTGGGTCGGCATCTTTGAACGCACTCGGGCCGTGTTCGCCGATCCTGCGGCGTCGGCCGCCACCGCCACAGCACTCCTTATCAACCAGCTGGAAGTGGCGGCCGGTCGCGCCCGTGAGCGCGGTTACGTCGAGGCATGGGTTCGCGAATCGCTGTTTGCGGTGGTGGCCTGGGTGGATGAAACCGCAATGACCACCGCGTGGCCCGGCGCCGCTGACTGGCGCCGTTCGCCTTTGCAGCGTCACTACTTTTTTACCACTCGGGCTGGGGTGGAGTTCTTCCAGCGCTGGCAGGCGCTACCTGAGGAGGCGGGTCCCGTACGTGAGGTCTTTGGCCTGGCGTTGCTCGCCGGTTTCGCCGGCCACTACGCAACGCGCCCAGCCTGCGAGCTGGACGACTTTCGTCGGCAATGCCTGCAACGCATCGCCCGGGACGGCCAGATGCGCACGCTGGATACGTCCGGCACCTTGTTCAACCAGCCGTCACTCGGCATCTCGGCGCAGCGTCGCCGCACGCGCCGGCGATTGCCCGCGCTGGTAGTTACCCTGCTGATCGTGATTCCGCTGCTGGGGCTGGCGGCACTGTACATCGGTCTGGACAGGCCGCTGGCAGCGGCCGCTGCAATGCTGATGGAGGCCCATTGA
- the tssK gene encoding type VI secretion system baseplate subunit TssK: MNIDKPLYWHQGLFLQPQHFQQNDARLESLVTRTLACQQPHAWGLISMCLNDAALASRQCRVEQLSVRFTDGSLVEYPGNASLECRPLALADFVSDSRTLYVGLKRSQPGEPDAQVFEDLQDAQKANVRFAVRADPHTLNDRHGDAPEALVRQMSYVLRLFWEDELDNLGAYDLLPIARLEHDGDRIHLAERYIAPCVMIGASPALMQTLRDTRDELVGRARQLEVFKQSGDARYGDFDAAHTHNLLALVILNRYGPLLTHLLETPQVSPWQVYGTLRQLIGELSVFSERCDMLGQTRDGRSLLTSYQHETSGQAITLAAGLIGQLLNEISVGSELLVRLLPSEGLFQSSLPDAFLGPRHRYYLVVRSDGDPTRLAQQLELDGKLGAPQDMPDLINRALPGVELIYLQVPPQGMPRRPGALYYRLEPLSEAWEKVCSTQAAALFMPNAPADMLVELVVVRA, from the coding sequence ATGAACATCGACAAACCGCTCTACTGGCATCAAGGCCTGTTCCTGCAGCCGCAGCACTTTCAGCAGAATGACGCTCGCCTGGAAAGCCTCGTGACGAGGACCCTCGCCTGCCAACAACCCCATGCCTGGGGGCTGATATCGATGTGTTTGAATGATGCTGCACTGGCGTCGCGTCAATGTCGGGTTGAACAACTGTCGGTGCGGTTTACCGACGGCAGCCTGGTCGAATACCCCGGCAACGCCTCACTGGAATGCCGCCCGCTGGCGCTTGCAGACTTTGTCAGCGACAGCCGCACGCTGTATGTCGGCCTCAAGCGCAGCCAGCCGGGCGAACCGGATGCCCAGGTGTTCGAAGACCTGCAAGACGCCCAAAAAGCCAACGTGCGTTTTGCCGTAAGGGCCGACCCGCACACACTGAATGATCGTCACGGCGACGCCCCCGAAGCGCTGGTGCGGCAAATGTCCTACGTTTTGCGCTTGTTCTGGGAAGATGAACTGGACAACCTCGGCGCCTATGACTTGCTGCCTATCGCGCGGTTGGAGCACGACGGTGACCGCATTCATTTGGCCGAGCGTTACATCGCACCTTGCGTGATGATCGGTGCCTCGCCGGCGTTGATGCAAACGTTGCGAGACACCCGTGACGAATTGGTCGGCCGAGCCCGCCAGCTGGAGGTGTTCAAGCAATCCGGCGACGCGCGTTACGGCGACTTCGATGCCGCACACACGCACAATTTGCTGGCATTGGTGATCCTCAACCGTTATGGCCCATTGCTGACTCACTTGCTGGAGACGCCACAAGTCTCGCCGTGGCAGGTGTATGGGACGCTGCGTCAATTGATCGGCGAACTCAGTGTGTTCAGCGAGCGCTGCGACATGCTGGGGCAAACCCGCGACGGTCGATCGCTGCTGACGTCCTATCAGCATGAAACCTCCGGCCAGGCCATTACCCTGGCTGCCGGGTTGATCGGCCAATTGCTTAACGAGATCAGCGTCGGTTCAGAACTCCTGGTGCGGTTGCTGCCCAGCGAGGGGTTATTCCAAAGCAGCTTGCCGGACGCATTTCTCGGCCCGCGCCACCGCTATTACCTGGTGGTCCGCAGCGATGGTGATCCGACGCGACTCGCGCAGCAGCTGGAACTGGATGGCAAGTTGGGTGCGCCGCAGGACATGCCGGACCTGATCAACCGTGCATTGCCGGGGGTCGAGCTGATTTACCTGCAAGTGCCGCCGCAAGGCATGCCCCGTCGTCCCGGAGCGCTTTATTACCGCCTGGAGCCACTGAGCGAAGCCTGGGAAAAAGTCTGCAGCACCCAGGCAGCCGCATTGTTTATGCCCAACGCCCCGGCAGACATGCTGGTCGAGCTGGTGGTGGTACGCGCATGA
- the tssJ gene encoding type VI secretion system lipoprotein TssJ yields MNTVALKPLAVLLLGVLLTACSSNGPTPQQQALNELKWNYANGSIELTLTADKDLNQYDGQAHTLLLVVTQFAQPNAFSAYTGSSQQLSKLLLMNSAPPDLIGLTRLFIEPGQTRTVRLPRLEGAKMVGISAGYAHLDPQRSVKLYRIGVDVASTGFFSKTWTARPKTLAINLLLGPDALLRSQQSQLEKPLTEQPVEGEVSLTGAGQ; encoded by the coding sequence ATGAACACAGTGGCGCTTAAACCCCTAGCGGTGCTGTTGCTCGGCGTGTTGCTCACAGCCTGTAGCAGTAACGGTCCGACACCGCAGCAACAGGCGTTGAACGAGCTGAAGTGGAACTACGCCAATGGCAGCATTGAACTCACGCTGACCGCCGACAAAGACCTCAACCAATACGACGGCCAGGCACACACCCTCCTGCTGGTCGTGACCCAGTTCGCTCAACCGAACGCCTTCAGTGCCTACACCGGCAGCAGCCAGCAACTGAGCAAGCTGTTGCTGATGAACAGCGCTCCACCGGACCTGATCGGCCTGACACGCCTGTTTATCGAGCCGGGACAGACCCGCACCGTGCGTTTGCCACGCCTGGAGGGGGCAAAAATGGTCGGCATCAGCGCCGGCTATGCCCACTTGGACCCGCAGCGCAGCGTCAAGCTCTACCGGATTGGCGTGGACGTGGCCTCCACAGGCTTTTTCAGTAAAACCTGGACCGCCCGCCCGAAAACGCTGGCCATCAACCTGTTGCTGGGGCCTGACGCACTGTTGCGCAGCCAGCAAAGCCAGCTGGAAAAACCGTTGACCGAGCAACCCGTCGAAGGCGAAGTCAGCCTGACTGGCGCCGGCCAATGA
- a CDS encoding DUF4150 domain-containing protein — MFMLTNDGAVATATAPDMCNTPTPTGPLPMPYPNTADTRMADPGGLMSNVLVMGMPAMTLMSKVTISNGDQPGAAGGLLSGRIMGEMTFLNASTCVTVGGKPAVRVTCLTGHNGAPQNTVGMVSAPGQTKVLVMR, encoded by the coding sequence ATGTTCATGCTGACGAATGATGGCGCAGTGGCCACCGCCACCGCCCCCGACATGTGCAACACACCAACCCCGACCGGGCCTTTGCCCATGCCCTATCCCAACACCGCCGACACCCGCATGGCCGACCCCGGCGGCCTGATGTCAAACGTGCTGGTGATGGGCATGCCAGCGATGACGCTGATGAGCAAAGTGACGATCAGCAATGGCGATCAACCCGGTGCCGCAGGCGGCCTGCTCAGTGGCCGGATCATGGGCGAAATGACCTTTCTCAACGCCAGCACCTGCGTCACGGTCGGCGGTAAACCTGCCGTGCGAGTGACCTGCCTGACCGGGCATAACGGCGCCCCTCAGAATACCGTGGGCATGGTCAGCGCGCCTGGCCAGACCAAAGTGCTGGTGATGAGATGA
- a CDS encoding DUF3540 domain-containing protein — translation MPLQAPQHSQCPATLHHGRINAEDGERFGVVSTDGRRYWLKPAAGCLLRPALGDAVLICVEGTSGYVLTVLERDSSTPARLSVDGDLHLHLPAGALHIEARDGISLDAGAALAVRSANVLLHSTHACLTTQTLQVSGERADSHWLQRHDTALHAHQTVQVHTAEFGDSRRRVEGHEELYAGSVSQQVKNDWQLRGETLDLFADITVALDGQRIKLG, via the coding sequence ATGCCACTGCAAGCCCCGCAGCACAGTCAATGCCCGGCCACGTTGCACCATGGGCGGATCAATGCCGAGGATGGCGAGCGTTTTGGTGTCGTCAGTACCGACGGGCGCCGTTACTGGCTCAAGCCCGCGGCCGGTTGCCTGTTGCGTCCGGCACTCGGGGATGCGGTGCTGATCTGCGTGGAGGGTACGAGCGGCTACGTCCTCACCGTACTGGAGCGCGACAGCAGCACGCCCGCCCGCTTGAGTGTGGACGGCGACCTGCACCTGCACTTGCCGGCAGGTGCGCTGCATATAGAGGCGCGGGACGGTATTAGCCTGGACGCCGGCGCGGCACTTGCCGTGCGCAGCGCTAACGTCCTGCTGCACAGCACCCACGCGTGCCTGACGACCCAAACGCTGCAGGTCAGCGGTGAACGCGCCGACAGCCATTGGCTGCAACGCCATGACACGGCGTTGCACGCTCACCAGACCGTGCAGGTCCATACCGCCGAGTTCGGCGACAGCCGCCGCCGCGTGGAAGGGCACGAAGAGCTGTACGCGGGCTCGGTCAGCCAGCAGGTGAAAAACGATTGGCAATTGCGTGGCGAAACCCTTGACCTGTTCGCCGATATCACCGTCGCGCTGGATGGCCAGCGCATCAAACTCGGTTAG